A single genomic interval of Heteronotia binoei isolate CCM8104 ecotype False Entrance Well chromosome 11, APGP_CSIRO_Hbin_v1, whole genome shotgun sequence harbors:
- the HRK gene encoding activator of apoptosis harakiri → MCPCSLPGRPPAACVCPTTSTTSSGGSSSDGDSPAGARVSAAQLTAARLKAIGDDLQARTAPRAARSRRASAGTGLATSLALLAALAWLSRRGRA, encoded by the coding sequence ATGTGCCCCTGCTCCCTGCCCGGCCGCCCCCCGGCCGCGTGTGTCTGccccaccacctccaccacctcaagcggcggcagcagcagcgacGGCGACAGCCCGGCCGGGGCGCGCGTCTCCGCGGCGCAGCTCACCGCGGCGCGCCTCAAGGCGATCGGCGATGACTTGCAAGCCAGGACGGCGCCCAGGGCTGCGCGGAGCCGCCGGGCGTCCGCCGGCACCGGCCTGGCCACCTCCTTGGCACTGCTGGCCGCCTTGGCCTGGCTGAGCCGCAGGGGCCGCGCGTAG